In the genome of Thermosphaera aggregans DSM 11486, one region contains:
- a CDS encoding ZPR1 zinc finger domain-containing protein gives MSEPVKVAEHEVACPVCGQKALVEDYIHNIPYYGDILISVLTCNKCGFKKRDVGTLSIGDPRKIIYKVEKPGDERALLIRAGGSKVLIPEFNIEISPGPFSQGFITTIEGLIMDLIEKTSFLCETGEANESECGRVLELLNKAKDGLVEYTIIIEDYPGKSDIISNKTRYVKIEEEEGSSPGD, from the coding sequence ATGAGTGAGCCGGTGAAAGTAGCGGAGCACGAGGTTGCATGCCCGGTCTGCGGTCAGAAAGCCTTGGTTGAAGACTACATCCATAATATACCCTATTATGGCGACATATTGATCTCGGTCTTAACCTGTAATAAATGCGGCTTCAAAAAACGCGATGTCGGGACATTATCGATTGGCGATCCAAGAAAAATAATTTACAAAGTTGAAAAACCAGGCGATGAAAGAGCTCTATTGATCAGGGCCGGGGGTTCCAAGGTTTTAATACCAGAATTCAACATAGAGATTTCTCCGGGACCTTTCTCCCAAGGTTTCATCACTACTATCGAGGGTTTAATCATGGATTTAATTGAAAAAACTTCCTTCCTCTGCGAGACAGGGGAGGCGAATGAAAGTGAGTGCGGCAGAGTGTTGGAACTGCTCAACAAGGCTAAAGACGGTCTAGTGGAGTATACTATTATAATAGAGGATTATCCTGGAAAAAGCGATATCATAAGTAATAAGACAAGATACGTAAAAATCGAGGAAGAAGAGGGCAGTAGTCCCGGCGACTAA
- the ade gene encoding adenine deaminase: MGVFFTRYNIEERSRLIEVASGKLPADIVITNVHIILPHTEEILEKHSIVVKDRRIAGIVEDELVSKHISEETLIIDGSNDYVLPGFIDLHVHIESSLLDLIGFSKIALKHGTTTVVADPHEIANVLGVSGVELFVKASLNLPLKILIDIPSCVPATDPALRLETTPHVISDKEIEQLACLDNIIGLGEVMDFLSVINSSDKVLRKLKIASEKRLIVNGHAPLLTGRMLDAYVSAGILSDHESTSYHEALEKLRKGMWLYIREGSAWRDLAELSKILLEKSNCELCAFVSDDVNVYDLFTQGHVDRIVNLAIEYGLDPIKAIKYATFNPAIRLHMEDHIGLLAPGRIADIVFSKNIKEIKPHTVISNGDVIYYKGELKKSFPRYYYPEEALNTVKLGPLLENFSFTPRIGEINGTALVNIINVQPGSALTKRTVEELVVEDGEIRCDPSRDIMYVAVADRHSGTGSFSTGFIKGLGFKAGAIAQTIAHDTHNLIVSGWNQQDMQVAVKEIARIQGGIVVVAERQVIAEIPLRLAGLMSIEEPEEVFKKYVNMVEVLHEKYGLNFESYFMTLALISLPVIPEVRITDKGLVDVSKGRLISLVEDVFKA, translated from the coding sequence TTGGGAGTCTTCTTCACACGCTACAATATCGAAGAGAGGAGTAGATTAATAGAGGTAGCTTCGGGTAAGCTACCAGCTGACATTGTTATAACCAACGTCCACATAATTCTTCCACATACTGAAGAGATTCTCGAAAAACACAGCATCGTAGTGAAAGACAGGAGAATAGCAGGTATTGTTGAAGACGAGCTGGTTTCAAAACATATTTCTGAGGAAACACTGATAATTGATGGTTCAAACGACTATGTGCTTCCCGGATTTATAGACCTCCATGTCCATATAGAGTCGTCACTTCTAGATCTTATTGGATTCTCTAAGATAGCTCTTAAGCATGGAACAACCACAGTTGTGGCAGACCCACATGAGATCGCCAATGTGCTAGGGGTTTCAGGCGTTGAATTGTTTGTAAAGGCTTCCTTAAATCTTCCATTGAAAATACTCATAGATATCCCAAGTTGTGTGCCGGCGACTGACCCGGCTTTAAGGCTTGAAACAACACCCCATGTGATATCAGACAAGGAGATCGAACAGTTGGCGTGCTTAGACAACATCATAGGACTAGGGGAGGTCATGGATTTTCTCAGCGTTATCAATTCTTCCGATAAAGTTCTAAGAAAGTTGAAAATAGCCAGCGAGAAGAGATTGATAGTTAACGGTCACGCTCCCTTGTTAACCGGGAGAATGCTTGATGCTTATGTTTCTGCTGGCATACTGAGCGATCATGAGTCAACCTCTTATCATGAAGCCCTGGAAAAGCTGAGGAAGGGCATGTGGCTATACATCAGGGAGGGGAGTGCGTGGAGAGATCTTGCAGAGCTGTCCAAAATCTTGCTGGAAAAATCAAACTGCGAACTATGCGCTTTCGTAAGTGACGATGTCAACGTTTACGACTTATTCACTCAGGGCCATGTAGACAGAATAGTTAACCTTGCTATCGAATACGGTCTTGACCCCATTAAAGCGATAAAATATGCGACGTTTAACCCGGCTATTCGTTTACACATGGAGGATCACATAGGATTGCTCGCTCCCGGAAGAATAGCTGACATAGTGTTCTCTAAGAACATAAAGGAGATCAAACCCCACACCGTCATCAGCAATGGGGATGTAATTTATTACAAGGGAGAGTTGAAGAAGAGTTTTCCGCGCTACTATTACCCTGAGGAAGCCCTTAACACAGTCAAGCTTGGGCCTCTCTTGGAAAACTTCAGCTTTACACCTCGTATAGGTGAAATAAACGGTACTGCCCTCGTTAATATTATTAATGTACAACCAGGGTCTGCCTTGACGAAGAGAACTGTAGAGGAATTAGTCGTGGAGGATGGTGAGATTAGGTGTGACCCTTCAAGAGATATCATGTACGTTGCCGTAGCGGACAGGCACAGCGGGACAGGTAGTTTTTCAACAGGCTTCATTAAGGGTTTGGGGTTTAAGGCCGGGGCCATAGCACAGACGATAGCACACGATACTCATAATTTGATCGTATCAGGATGGAATCAACAGGACATGCAGGTGGCCGTTAAGGAAATCGCGAGGATACAGGGAGGAATCGTTGTTGTAGCCGAGAGGCAAGTGATAGCTGAGATACCCTTGAGACTAGCCGGCTTGATGAGTATTGAGGAGCCGGAGGAGGTTTTCAAGAAGTATGTCAACATGGTGGAAGTGCTCCATGAGAAATACGGGTTGAACTTCGAGTCTTACTTCATGACGCTTGCGCTTATCTCACTTCCAGTGATACCTGAGGTTAGAATTACGGATAAGGGATTAGTGGATGTTTCAAAGGGGAGGCTAATATCACTTGTTGAAGACGTTTTCAAAGCCTAG
- a CDS encoding amidohydrolase family protein translates to MADIYIRGGWVLTLDSNRRIIKKGAVAISDGLIIDVGKREELDPSYKSFSDIVIEAERDIVMPGLVNTHVHLAQGLIRHCADYLPLIKWLKNRVWPLQGNYKPEEALASAKLVVAEMLKTGTTAFLETGLVGRYGPDNIIEFLHESGIRAAVARHVMDLKGYALEENVLHEGLVEPGDTSFKDTLRLYHKYNGLSNRIWIWFGPRTPGAVSLELYRKISETARELNTGITMHLAEVREDVEYTMKSFGKKPVEFAHWLGLTGRNVVLVHVVWVDDEEIMLLSKTGTTVSHNPSSNMKLASGAARISDMLKAGVNVALGTDGGPSNNTYDLMREMKHAALLQPVRTLNAEAIRAEQVVEMATINGARALMIDHLVGSIEKGKRADIIILDYWVPHIHPLVNPISHLAYAASGNDVKHSIIDGKLVVYDRKLLTIDEEKIIEEAEKAAWEVYNRAGICKEPDTVWPIL, encoded by the coding sequence ATGGCAGATATTTACATCAGGGGAGGATGGGTTCTAACACTTGATTCTAATCGAAGAATAATTAAAAAGGGTGCTGTCGCGATTAGCGATGGACTCATTATAGACGTTGGTAAGAGGGAGGAACTGGACCCAAGTTATAAAAGCTTCAGCGACATTGTAATAGAGGCTGAACGAGATATTGTAATGCCGGGTCTCGTGAACACTCACGTCCACCTAGCTCAGGGGTTGATAAGACATTGCGCTGACTACCTACCCTTGATAAAATGGTTGAAAAACAGGGTGTGGCCTCTCCAAGGAAACTATAAGCCTGAGGAAGCCCTTGCATCTGCAAAGCTCGTAGTTGCGGAGATGTTGAAAACCGGTACAACAGCCTTCCTGGAGACAGGGCTCGTTGGACGCTACGGACCCGATAACATAATAGAGTTTCTACACGAGAGTGGCATAAGAGCTGCTGTCGCTAGACATGTTATGGATCTTAAAGGCTACGCCTTAGAAGAGAACGTTCTCCACGAGGGTCTCGTAGAGCCTGGAGACACTAGTTTTAAGGACACTTTAAGGCTCTACCACAAGTATAACGGATTGAGCAATAGGATATGGATATGGTTTGGTCCTCGAACACCAGGAGCGGTTAGCCTTGAATTGTACAGGAAAATCTCAGAGACAGCTCGCGAGCTAAACACAGGGATCACAATGCACTTGGCCGAAGTAAGAGAAGATGTCGAATATACCATGAAAAGCTTCGGCAAAAAACCAGTAGAGTTCGCACACTGGCTTGGTCTCACAGGCAGGAACGTGGTCCTGGTGCATGTGGTTTGGGTTGATGATGAAGAAATAATGTTGTTAAGTAAAACCGGGACCACGGTAAGCCACAATCCCTCGAGCAATATGAAGCTGGCGAGTGGGGCTGCAAGAATCTCTGACATGTTGAAAGCAGGAGTCAATGTTGCGTTAGGCACAGATGGAGGGCCAAGTAATAACACATACGACCTTATGAGAGAGATGAAGCATGCTGCTCTACTCCAGCCTGTGAGAACCCTGAACGCAGAGGCTATACGAGCTGAGCAGGTTGTTGAAATGGCGACGATAAACGGAGCTAGAGCATTGATGATAGACCACTTAGTTGGTAGTATTGAAAAAGGAAAGAGAGCTGATATAATAATCCTGGACTACTGGGTTCCTCACATCCATCCACTTGTGAATCCTATCTCACACCTAGCTTATGCGGCATCGGGCAACGATGTTAAACACTCAATAATAGATGGTAAACTAGTAGTGTATGATAGAAAGCTTCTCACGATTGACGAGGAAAAAATAATTGAAGAAGCTGAAAAAGCCGCGTGGGAGGTTTACAATAGAGCGGGTATTTGTAAAGAACCTGACACTGTTTGGCCTATACTTTGA
- a CDS encoding SPL family radical SAM protein — MRSGIDGTSTRVLKVFDPWKSPLCTCPFKYSLHPYTGCSHFCLYCYATSYIGRKPSTPKSNFLESLKTDLAKVEKGSIIELSTSSDPYPPIEEWVGLTRNTLLLLRDHGMKILITTKSRIVERDVDILSKSHAAVMITITTLDREVSRRLEPGAASPEDRLRTIQYLKDHGVPVGVRIDPVIPGVNDDPLELKELVDAVVDAGAQHIVTSTYKAKWDSLKRLSQVFRDDSLVALYKKNGEVLHGSIYLPRAERARLLQPIISRGVERGVTVATCREGLGSAFFRAPSCDGSHMIPSKRRRESLNE; from the coding sequence TTGAGATCAGGGATTGATGGAACTAGCACGCGCGTATTAAAAGTTTTCGACCCATGGAAATCGCCTTTATGTACTTGTCCATTTAAATATTCACTGCATCCTTACACCGGTTGCTCGCACTTTTGCCTTTACTGCTATGCAACATCTTACATAGGACGAAAACCGAGCACTCCTAAAAGCAACTTCCTTGAATCTTTGAAAACCGATTTAGCCAAAGTGGAAAAGGGTTCGATTATAGAGTTGAGCACTAGTAGCGATCCCTATCCACCTATTGAGGAATGGGTTGGGCTAACGAGGAATACGCTTTTACTACTTCGGGATCACGGCATGAAGATACTTATCACTACAAAATCCCGCATCGTTGAAAGAGATGTAGATATCTTATCAAAATCGCATGCAGCAGTGATGATAACGATAACCACGCTAGACAGAGAAGTCTCGAGGAGACTAGAGCCCGGAGCCGCGTCACCCGAGGATAGGTTGAGAACTATTCAATATTTGAAAGATCATGGAGTTCCTGTTGGTGTTAGAATAGACCCTGTTATACCCGGAGTGAATGATGATCCGTTGGAGCTTAAAGAACTGGTTGACGCTGTTGTTGATGCTGGAGCCCAACATATTGTAACGTCCACCTATAAGGCTAAGTGGGATAGTCTTAAAAGACTTTCACAAGTCTTCAGGGACGATTCACTCGTAGCATTGTATAAGAAGAATGGAGAAGTGCTTCATGGTTCAATATATTTACCCAGAGCCGAGAGAGCCCGCCTGTTACAACCGATTATAAGTCGTGGTGTTGAAAGAGGGGTCACCGTGGCCACATGCAGAGAGGGCTTAGGGAGCGCATTTTTTAGAGCGCCTTCATGTGATGGTTCACATATGATTCCTTCAAAAAGAAGGAGGGAAAGCCTTAATGAGTGA
- a CDS encoding QueT transporter family protein, producing the protein MKSQILVVKSMVIAAIYTGLTIILGALSYGELQFRISDAMLLLPLLSGFGIETVLGLTLGGFLGNITSPFQPWDLIFGPLTNAIASALVFAISRKIKARTIFKHLLSTLAASLTIALLVGYVELHLIYELPVITVLYVFISEVVVIGVIGWTVIKSLERYMTR; encoded by the coding sequence ATGAAGAGCCAGATATTAGTTGTCAAATCTATGGTAATAGCAGCTATTTACACAGGGTTGACAATAATCCTGGGAGCCCTATCTTACGGGGAGCTCCAATTCAGAATAAGTGATGCTATGCTACTACTGCCACTTCTCTCGGGATTCGGCATAGAGACCGTGCTCGGGTTAACGCTAGGAGGTTTTCTCGGAAACATTACCAGCCCATTTCAGCCATGGGATTTAATCTTTGGACCATTAACAAATGCAATCGCATCAGCGCTCGTGTTCGCAATAAGTAGAAAGATTAAGGCAAGGACAATATTTAAACACTTACTGAGCACTCTAGCGGCCTCCCTTACAATAGCCTTGCTAGTAGGCTACGTGGAACTTCACTTGATCTACGAACTCCCCGTGATCACCGTGCTTTATGTTTTCATAAGCGAAGTAGTGGTAATTGGAGTGATCGGCTGGACCGTGATAAAGTCCTTGGAGAGGTATATGACGAGATGA
- a CDS encoding aminotransferase class V-fold PLP-dependent enzyme, with translation MFDPEEVRKDFPILSRKINGRPLVYLDNAASTQKPIQVINTIVEFYSKHYANIHRGLHTLSQEASEMYEKAHETLAKFINAYSWEEVVFCNNTTDAMNLVAYAWGLKNLGEGDEVVATIMDHHSTILPWRKIAKMKGAVVKYINVTPQGYLDYDSLNTIITHRTKVLVFPIASNVLGTINKVEELVKRAREVGAIVVADGAQSVPHIPTDVRKLGVDFLGFSGHKMLGPTGSGVLWGKRDVLEEMDLFKVGGDTIRDVTVDDVVWLDLPWRFEAGTPNIEAGIALGTAAEYLMKLGMDNVREHEKQLVTYTLKRLSEEFSDDIRVYGPVDPSDKTGVVSFNVIGLNHHTVAKALDLFGIAVRSGMHCAHPLHYSLKITYLETPPADPPKEPGERLTVYGSVRASYYIYNTFEEVDYLIESLGKIVNLKEALKREKPEAVCSGS, from the coding sequence TTGTTTGACCCTGAAGAGGTTAGAAAGGATTTTCCCATCCTCTCTAGAAAGATAAACGGTAGACCCTTGGTTTACCTCGATAATGCTGCCTCCACGCAAAAGCCGATCCAGGTTATTAACACTATTGTAGAGTTTTATAGTAAACACTACGCAAACATACATAGAGGTTTGCACACGTTAAGTCAGGAAGCAAGTGAAATGTATGAGAAAGCACATGAAACCTTGGCTAAGTTTATTAACGCTTATTCTTGGGAGGAAGTGGTTTTCTGTAACAATACTACTGATGCTATGAACCTGGTCGCATACGCATGGGGCCTGAAGAATCTCGGGGAGGGAGACGAGGTCGTTGCAACTATTATGGATCATCACAGCACCATTCTTCCCTGGAGGAAAATCGCGAAAATGAAAGGGGCCGTTGTAAAATACATCAATGTAACCCCACAAGGTTATCTCGACTACGATTCGCTCAACACAATTATTACTCATAGAACCAAGGTTCTAGTCTTCCCTATTGCAAGCAATGTCTTGGGAACTATAAATAAGGTTGAAGAACTTGTGAAAAGGGCGAGGGAAGTAGGCGCTATTGTCGTCGCAGATGGTGCTCAAAGCGTTCCTCACATACCAACCGATGTGAGAAAACTAGGCGTTGACTTCCTGGGTTTCAGCGGTCATAAAATGCTGGGGCCTACAGGGAGCGGAGTGTTATGGGGGAAAAGGGATGTTCTAGAAGAAATGGACTTGTTCAAAGTAGGTGGAGACACAATAAGGGATGTTACAGTTGATGATGTTGTATGGTTAGACCTGCCGTGGAGGTTTGAAGCCGGCACACCTAACATAGAGGCAGGAATAGCTCTGGGAACGGCAGCGGAATATTTAATGAAACTTGGCATGGATAACGTGCGTGAGCATGAGAAGCAACTTGTAACGTATACTTTGAAAAGGCTGAGTGAGGAATTCTCAGATGACATAAGGGTTTACGGACCCGTGGACCCCAGTGATAAAACAGGCGTCGTATCGTTCAACGTCATAGGTCTGAACCACCATACTGTAGCGAAAGCGTTAGACCTCTTCGGAATCGCCGTTAGATCCGGGATGCACTGTGCACACCCGCTTCACTACTCGTTGAAGATAACGTATTTGGAGACGCCTCCCGCGGATCCCCCAAAAGAACCGGGGGAGAGGTTGACTGTATACGGCAGTGTCAGAGCTAGCTACTACATCTACAATACCTTTGAGGAAGTAGACTATCTCATTGAAAGCTTAGGCAAAATAGTTAATCTTAAAGAGGCATTGAAGAGAGAAAAACCAGAAGCGGTTTGCTCAGGGAGCTGA
- the hxlB gene encoding 6-phospho-3-hexuloisomerase gives MVSGITKDAMYEIINFIVKSIDLIEDYSKENMINLLITARKENKRVFVIGAGRSGLIARAFAMRLLHLGFNVYVIGETILPRASPGDILLAISGSGRTKLVVAAAEAAKGALMKVVAITTYPDSPLGRMADIVVRIPGRTKMAVEEDYISRQILGIHEPLAPLGTLFEDTTLIFLDGIIVELMNRLGVTEEELMNRHANIE, from the coding sequence ATGGTTTCAGGCATCACAAAAGATGCAATGTACGAGATTATCAACTTCATTGTTAAATCCATTGATTTGATAGAAGACTACAGTAAGGAAAACATGATCAACCTACTTATTACAGCCAGAAAAGAGAATAAGAGAGTTTTCGTGATAGGCGCAGGAAGAAGCGGGTTAATAGCCAGGGCCTTTGCTATGAGGCTGTTGCACCTAGGTTTTAACGTGTATGTGATTGGTGAAACAATTCTTCCAAGAGCCTCCCCGGGCGATATCTTGTTAGCAATATCTGGTTCCGGTAGGACGAAACTTGTTGTAGCAGCGGCTGAGGCCGCTAAAGGAGCTTTGATGAAAGTGGTAGCGATTACGACATACCCAGACTCTCCTCTCGGCAGAATGGCCGACATAGTTGTGAGGATACCCGGGAGAACGAAGATGGCTGTCGAGGAAGACTACATTAGCAGGCAGATCCTGGGTATTCACGAACCTCTCGCACCCCTAGGAACACTATTTGAGGATACTACGCTAATCTTTCTTGATGGAATAATTGTAGAGTTGATGAACAGGTTAGGGGTAACTGAAGAGGAGTTAATGAACCGTCATGCAAACATTGAATGA